In the genome of Cryptomeria japonica chromosome 8, Sugi_1.0, whole genome shotgun sequence, one region contains:
- the LOC131078570 gene encoding tetraketide alpha-pyrone reductase 2-like produces MAENGKEMCVTGGTGFIAAYLIRALLNEGYSVRTTVRNPDNLEKIGYLLDLPGAKQRLKILKADLVDEGSFDEAVSGVDGVFHTACPVVIPNDHNVKETFLDLCVKGALNVLKSCSRSPSVKRVVLTSSCSSIRYDYNIEELSPFDESHWSNPEYCKQYNLWYAYAKTIAEKETWKYAEEQGLDLVVVNPSFVVGPVLAPEPTSSLALILSIMKGGNNKTYPNFRFGFVDIDDVIAAHILAMEVPSASGRIICSGDVAHWEEIGKMLKEKYPMYPIADQCGPDQGNATPHTMNTGKIKNLGFGNFKSLDQMFEDCIRSFQEKGLL; encoded by the exons ATGGCAGAGAATGGTAAGGAGATGTGTGTGACAGGAGGAACAGGCTTCATTGCTGCTTATCTCATTCGGGCTCTGCTCAACGAGGGTTACTCTGTTCGTACTACTGTTCGCAATCCAG ATAATTTGGAGAAGATAGGGTATCTATTGGATCTGCCTGGTGCAAAGCAGAGGCTTAAAATACTGAAAGCAGATCTGGTAGACGAAGGAAGTTTTGATGAAGCAGTAAGTGGTGTAGATGGGGTGTTTCATACTGCTTGCCCCGTTGTAATACCAAATGATCACAATGTCAAG GAGACCTTCCTTGATCTGTGTGTGAAAGGCGCTCTCAATGTCCTCAAGTCTTGTTCAAGATCACCCTCTGTAAAGAGGGTGGTGCTTACATCCTCTTGCTCATCTATCAGATATgactacaatattgaagagcttTCTCCTTTTGATGAGTCCCATTGGAGCAATCCAGAATACTGCAAACAGTATAAT CTTTGGTACGCATACGCAAAAACTATTGCTGAGAAAGAGACCTGGAAGTATGCAGAGGAGCAGGGGCTCGATCTGGTTGTGGTGAACCCATCATTTGTTGTTGGGCCAGTTCTTGCTCCTGAACCTACCAGCTCTCTTGCCTTAATCCTGAGCATAATGAAAG GAGGAAACAACAAAACATACCCAAATTTCAGGTTTGGGTTTGTTGACATTGATGATGTAATAGCAGCACATATACTGGCTATGGAGGTACCATCAGCATCAGGGAGAATTATATGCTCTGGTGATGTTGCTCACTGGGAAGAAATTGGGAAGATGCTCAAGGAAAAATATCCCATGTACCCAATTGCAGACCA ATGTGGACCAGATCAAGGCAATGCAACACCTCATACAATGAACACTGGTAAGATTAAAAACCTTGGATTTGGCAACTTTAAAAGCCTTGACCAGATGTTTGAAGACTGCATTAGAAGCTTCCAGGAGAAGGGGCTGCTGTAG